One genomic segment of Amycolatopsis granulosa includes these proteins:
- a CDS encoding HAD family hydrolase, which produces MSPPPSLERVRRLITDGSCAALSLDVFDTILWRRTPRPTDVFAVLGARLVRDGRCPEWVTPAAFRRMRITAEQDARRSDTALGPEVSLADIWQHMPLAIFDAGLPELVRAEVSCERDFTVPDADIAELVELAAKHHVPTVLVSDTYFTEEHLAELLDRPGLGALRDARIFRSHQHGLDKASGLWKIVLDNLGVRPEQVVHIGDNVVADIEVPGKLGIRTVHYERLDEQFHAVLEREREPLGLEDPLGEHLDLGHGDFGLTSLRAKALLRADPAAHTPIRTAWRYGASVLGPVLTGFAEWVARRAHESGMPVVWCPMREGTMLSALINNAAQARGWQVEARPVWLSRHVTSLAALDPADPGSLREFIRPRHAFTVRHLLQALHLRPGDVPPLAEMLDAVLDNDPAIGLVCGVLTETAHLRNRLTVTVTRIRERVLAELRRAGMLDAREPALVDLGWGGTIQYFLGRVLDVSGTGVQPAGFYLATDDRSTRVFRAGLRIEGYLSQGGHPPEIARTISRSPEVLEQSVNDFCGSLLDFTADGSPVLGPASDGEAQLAQRRAVQDGIREFQAQWYRYADDGRPDLTGTARHRLANILVSALKAPTAEEAAVFGNWAHEDNFGSALVTRVVPEDLVPAIPYLSPADLGDLAMRDAFWPALLAASDTRLAAGARALAERRVDPDLFEPSTAPAQTRLTFRTRDGEWHEGPRRPVRINHNGLSFARLDFRSADITDLAVAIPGRPALVRIDWVEVRALVPGQSVPRVERWERPEDFAGLIHAACRWLGGTLFEFEADESAIWFPVAARMGAPVTSGQVSVAFATLPKSRTGLGGHPPSASRVARVTSRVREEIRVRGTVGLATSAARIAVRQLRSGK; this is translated from the coding sequence TTGTCGCCACCGCCATCCCTCGAGCGGGTCCGCCGGCTGATCACCGACGGCTCGTGCGCGGCGCTCTCGCTCGATGTTTTCGACACCATCCTGTGGCGGCGGACGCCCCGCCCCACGGACGTGTTCGCCGTGCTCGGCGCCCGGCTCGTGCGCGACGGCCGCTGCCCGGAGTGGGTCACGCCCGCCGCGTTCCGGCGCATGCGGATCACCGCCGAACAGGACGCGCGGCGCAGTGACACGGCCCTGGGGCCCGAGGTGTCGTTGGCCGACATCTGGCAGCACATGCCGCTGGCGATCTTCGATGCCGGCCTGCCCGAGCTGGTGCGCGCCGAGGTGTCCTGCGAACGGGACTTCACCGTGCCCGACGCCGACATCGCCGAACTGGTCGAGCTGGCCGCGAAGCACCACGTGCCGACAGTGCTGGTGTCCGACACCTACTTCACCGAGGAGCACCTCGCCGAACTGCTGGACCGGCCCGGCCTGGGTGCCCTGCGCGACGCGCGGATCTTCCGCTCCCACCAGCACGGCCTCGACAAGGCGTCCGGGCTGTGGAAGATCGTGCTGGACAACTTGGGCGTGCGCCCCGAGCAGGTCGTGCACATCGGGGACAACGTGGTCGCCGACATCGAGGTGCCCGGGAAGCTGGGCATCCGGACCGTGCACTACGAGCGGCTCGACGAGCAGTTCCACGCGGTGCTCGAGCGGGAACGCGAACCACTCGGCCTGGAGGACCCGCTCGGCGAGCACCTGGACCTCGGCCACGGCGACTTCGGCCTGACGAGCCTGCGCGCGAAGGCGCTCCTGCGTGCGGATCCGGCAGCGCACACGCCGATCCGCACCGCGTGGCGCTACGGCGCATCCGTGCTCGGCCCGGTGCTGACCGGGTTCGCGGAATGGGTGGCGCGGCGTGCACACGAGTCCGGCATGCCGGTGGTGTGGTGCCCGATGCGCGAGGGCACGATGCTCTCCGCCCTGATCAACAACGCCGCGCAGGCCCGCGGATGGCAGGTGGAGGCCCGGCCGGTCTGGCTGTCCCGGCACGTCACCTCGCTGGCCGCGCTCGACCCGGCCGACCCGGGCTCGCTGCGCGAATTCATCCGGCCGCGGCACGCGTTCACCGTCCGCCACCTGCTCCAGGCCCTGCACCTGCGGCCGGGCGACGTGCCGCCGCTGGCCGAGATGCTGGACGCCGTCCTGGACAACGACCCGGCCATCGGCCTGGTCTGCGGCGTGCTCACCGAGACCGCCCACCTGCGGAACCGGCTGACCGTGACGGTGACCCGGATCCGCGAGCGCGTGCTGGCCGAGCTGCGCCGCGCCGGGATGCTGGACGCGCGGGAACCGGCGCTGGTCGACCTGGGCTGGGGCGGGACGATCCAGTACTTCCTCGGCCGGGTGCTCGACGTGTCCGGTACCGGCGTCCAGCCCGCCGGCTTCTACCTCGCCACCGACGACCGCTCCACCCGCGTGTTCCGGGCGGGGCTGCGCATCGAGGGCTATCTCAGCCAGGGCGGGCACCCACCGGAGATCGCGCGCACCATCAGCCGCAGCCCGGAGGTGCTGGAGCAGTCGGTGAACGACTTCTGCGGGTCCCTGCTGGACTTCACCGCCGACGGCTCACCCGTGCTCGGCCCGGCCTCGGACGGCGAGGCCCAGCTGGCGCAGCGGCGCGCGGTCCAGGACGGCATCCGCGAGTTCCAGGCCCAGTGGTACCGCTACGCCGACGACGGCCGGCCGGACCTGACCGGTACCGCCCGGCACCGGCTGGCGAACATCCTGGTGTCCGCGCTCAAGGCGCCGACCGCCGAGGAGGCCGCGGTGTTCGGCAACTGGGCGCACGAGGACAACTTCGGTTCCGCGCTGGTCACGCGGGTCGTCCCGGAGGACCTCGTGCCCGCGATCCCCTACCTGTCCCCCGCCGATCTGGGCGACCTGGCGATGCGCGACGCGTTCTGGCCGGCCCTGCTGGCCGCCTCGGACACGCGCCTGGCCGCCGGGGCGCGGGCGCTGGCTGAGCGGCGGGTGGACCCGGACCTCTTCGAGCCGTCCACTGCTCCGGCGCAGACGCGGCTGACCTTCCGCACGCGCGACGGGGAATGGCACGAGGGGCCGCGGCGGCCGGTGCGGATCAACCACAACGGACTCTCGTTCGCCAGGCTGGACTTCCGCTCGGCCGACATCACCGACCTCGCGGTCGCGATCCCCGGCCGGCCGGCGCTGGTGCGCATCGACTGGGTCGAGGTGCGGGCGCTCGTGCCCGGCCAGAGCGTGCCACGTGTCGAGCGATGGGAGCGACCCGAGGACTTCGCCGGGCTGATCCACGCGGCCTGCCGCTGGCTGGGCGGCACGCTGTTCGAGTTCGAGGCCGACGAGTCGGCGATCTGGTTCCCGGTCGCCGCGCGGATGGGCGCGCCGGTGACGTCCGGGCAGGTGAGCGTGGCGTTCGCGACGTTGCCGAAGTCGCGAACCGGGCTCGGCGGGCACCCGCCGTCGGCCTCGCGCGTGGCGCGGGTGACCAGCCGGGTGCGTGAGGAGATCCGGGTGCGTGGGACGGTCGGCCTGGCCACCTCGGCGGCCCGCATCGCCGTGCGGCAGTTGCGGAGCGGCAAGTGA
- a CDS encoding class I SAM-dependent methyltransferase, with the protein MNYGTRTDPHAQARAARQGPLLLHSLSCFREIFEIVYASRPIRTVVEVGVESGQVSGIYTELGATAVYCVDPEPTDRLRAALAGNPALHLVEAHSPDVLPELPVADLYVLDGDHNYATVRAELDWVLANAPDAVVVLHDLLWPCSRRDQYYLPSRLAPEDRHPSSADGPTVWHDELTPAGFVGLGAFTAAQEAGGERNGVLTAVEDALTANDGWHLAMIPAIFGVGVVTRHEALLGALAPYRDSRLLYTMENNRLALYTRLLQLQFEAVAHAEDADTMAETVNRQRQEIERLTAETADLRAQADDLRRQNERLRAMVDARSPSLADRVLRRQ; encoded by the coding sequence GTGAACTACGGCACCCGCACCGACCCGCACGCCCAGGCCCGCGCCGCCCGGCAGGGGCCCCTGCTGCTGCATTCGCTGTCCTGTTTCCGGGAGATCTTCGAGATCGTCTACGCGAGCCGTCCAATCAGGACGGTAGTCGAGGTCGGTGTGGAATCCGGGCAGGTCAGCGGCATCTACACGGAGCTCGGCGCGACCGCGGTGTACTGCGTCGACCCGGAACCGACGGACCGCCTCCGCGCCGCGCTCGCTGGGAACCCGGCCCTGCACCTGGTCGAAGCACACTCCCCGGACGTGCTGCCGGAGCTGCCGGTCGCCGATCTGTACGTGCTCGACGGCGACCACAACTACGCCACCGTGCGCGCCGAGCTGGACTGGGTGCTGGCGAACGCGCCGGACGCCGTGGTCGTGCTGCACGACCTGCTGTGGCCGTGCTCGCGGCGGGACCAGTACTACCTGCCGTCCCGGCTCGCGCCCGAGGACCGCCATCCCTCCAGTGCGGACGGTCCGACGGTGTGGCACGACGAGCTGACGCCCGCCGGGTTCGTCGGCCTGGGCGCGTTCACCGCCGCCCAGGAGGCCGGTGGCGAGCGCAACGGCGTGCTCACCGCGGTCGAGGACGCGCTGACCGCGAACGACGGCTGGCACCTCGCGATGATCCCGGCGATCTTCGGCGTCGGTGTGGTGACCCGGCACGAGGCGCTGCTCGGCGCGCTGGCGCCGTACCGCGACTCGCGGTTGCTGTACACCATGGAGAACAACCGTCTCGCGCTCTACACGCGCCTGCTGCAACTCCAGTTCGAGGCCGTCGCGCACGCGGAGGACGCCGACACCATGGCGGAGACCGTCAACCGGCAGCGGCAGGAGATCGAGCGGCTCACGGCCGAAACCGCGGACCTGCGCGCCCAGGCCGACGACCTGCGCCGGCAGAACGAACGGCTGCGCGCGATGGTCGACGCGCGTTCCCCCTCGCTCGCCGACCGCGTCCTGCGGCGGCAGTGA
- a CDS encoding GuaB3 family IMP dehydrogenase-related protein gives MRDLVEIGMGRTARRAYDLDDVEIVPSRRTRSSAVVSTAWQIDAYRFDIPMVTHPTDAVVSPDTAVEVGKLGGLGVLNAEGLWARHANTEQALLRLLDAAKDEDRTALTRTLQELHSAPVRPELLAEAIGRVRESGVTVAARVSPQRAAELTPHLIAAGVEILVVQGTIISAEHVAHDDADPLDLKDFIGGLDVPVIAGGVSDYRTAMHLMRTGAAGVIVGHGYTPGVTSTDRVLGIGVPMATAIIDAAAARRDYLDETGGRYVHVLADGGITSSGDIAKAIACGADAVVLGSPLAAATEAPGHGLYWTAAAAHPSLPRSRVAAGPDIEVDLRTLLFGPSSDAEGAVNLFGALRRAMAKTGYSDLKEFQRVGLSVRG, from the coding sequence GTGCGCGATCTGGTCGAGATCGGCATGGGACGCACCGCGCGACGGGCGTACGACCTCGATGACGTGGAGATCGTCCCGTCCCGGCGGACCCGCTCCTCGGCGGTCGTGTCCACCGCGTGGCAGATCGACGCCTACCGGTTCGACATCCCGATGGTCACCCATCCGACGGATGCGGTGGTGTCGCCGGACACGGCGGTCGAGGTCGGCAAGCTGGGCGGCCTCGGCGTGCTCAACGCCGAGGGTCTGTGGGCCCGTCACGCGAACACGGAGCAGGCGCTGCTCCGCCTGCTGGACGCCGCGAAGGACGAGGACCGCACCGCGCTGACCCGGACGTTGCAGGAGCTGCACTCCGCACCCGTGCGGCCGGAGCTGCTGGCCGAGGCCATCGGCCGCGTCCGCGAGTCGGGTGTGACGGTCGCGGCGCGGGTGAGCCCCCAGCGCGCGGCCGAGCTGACCCCGCACCTGATCGCCGCCGGCGTCGAGATCCTCGTCGTGCAGGGCACGATCATCTCCGCGGAGCACGTCGCCCACGACGACGCCGACCCGCTGGACCTCAAGGACTTCATCGGTGGCCTGGACGTGCCGGTGATCGCCGGTGGCGTGTCCGACTACCGCACGGCGATGCACCTGATGCGCACCGGCGCGGCCGGCGTGATCGTCGGCCACGGCTACACGCCGGGCGTCACGAGCACCGACCGCGTGCTGGGCATCGGCGTGCCGATGGCGACGGCGATCATCGACGCCGCCGCCGCGCGCCGCGACTACCTGGACGAGACCGGCGGCCGGTACGTGCACGTCCTCGCCGATGGCGGGATCACCAGCTCGGGTGACATCGCGAAGGCGATCGCCTGCGGTGCGGACGCCGTGGTGCTCGGCTCGCCCCTGGCCGCGGCCACCGAGGCCCCGGGCCACGGCCTGTACTGGACGGCGGCCGCCGCGCACCCGTCGCTGCCGCGTTCGCGGGTCGCCGCGGGCCCGGACATCGAAGTGGATCTCAGGACGCTGCTGTTCGGCCCGTCGTCGGATGCCGAGGGAGCGGTGAACCTGTTCGGCGCGCTGCGGCGGGCGATGGCCAAGACCGGGTACTCCGATCTGAAGGAGTTCCAGCGCGTCGGCCTCTCGGTGCGCGGTTAG
- the guaB gene encoding IMP dehydrogenase, translated as MTSEFAPEDKFAMLGLTFDDVLLLPAESDVVPSSVDTSTRLSRNITLRIPLVSAAMDTVTEARMAIAMARQGGVGVLHRNLPIEEQAAAVEVVKRSEAGMVTDPVTCSPEDTLAEVDALCARFRISGLPVTDASGALVGIITNRDMRFELDHSRPVSEVMTKENLITAQVGVTADAALGLLRRHKIEKLPIVDGAGKLRGLITVKDFVKTEQYPHATKDPDGRLVVGAAVGVGAAGHQRAMALADAGVDVLMVDTAHGHSRAVIDMVATLKKELGDTVDVVGGNVATRAGAQALVDAGADAVKVGVGPGSICTTRIVAGVGVPQISAIYEADKACRPAGVPVIGDGGIQYSGDIAKAITAGASTVMLGSLLAGTAESPGDLILVNGKQYKTYRGMGSLGAMQSRDGRKSYSKDRYSQDDVLSEDKLVPEGIEGRIGFRGPLASVVHQLVGGLRSGMGYAGAETIEQLQRAQLVRITAAGLKESHPHDVTMTVEAPNYTSR; from the coding sequence ATGACGAGCGAGTTCGCCCCGGAAGACAAGTTCGCGATGCTCGGGTTGACCTTCGACGACGTGCTGCTGCTGCCGGCCGAATCGGATGTCGTGCCCAGCAGCGTCGACACGTCGACCCGGCTCTCCCGCAACATCACCCTGCGCATCCCGCTGGTCTCCGCGGCCATGGACACCGTCACCGAGGCCCGCATGGCGATCGCCATGGCGCGGCAGGGCGGGGTGGGCGTCCTGCACCGCAACCTGCCGATCGAGGAGCAGGCCGCGGCCGTCGAGGTCGTCAAGCGCTCCGAGGCCGGCATGGTCACCGACCCGGTCACCTGCTCCCCGGAGGACACGCTCGCGGAGGTCGACGCCCTGTGCGCCCGGTTCCGCATCTCCGGCCTCCCGGTCACCGACGCGTCCGGCGCCCTCGTCGGCATCATCACCAACCGCGACATGCGCTTCGAGCTGGACCACAGCCGGCCGGTCAGCGAGGTGATGACCAAGGAGAACCTGATCACCGCGCAGGTCGGCGTCACCGCGGACGCGGCGCTGGGCCTGCTGCGCCGGCACAAGATCGAGAAGCTGCCGATCGTCGACGGCGCGGGCAAGCTGCGCGGGCTGATCACCGTGAAGGACTTCGTCAAGACCGAGCAGTACCCGCACGCGACCAAGGACCCGGACGGCCGCCTCGTCGTCGGCGCCGCGGTCGGCGTCGGCGCGGCCGGTCACCAGCGCGCGATGGCGCTCGCCGACGCGGGCGTGGACGTGCTGATGGTGGACACGGCGCACGGCCACTCGCGGGCGGTCATCGACATGGTCGCCACCCTGAAGAAGGAGCTGGGCGACACGGTCGACGTCGTCGGCGGCAACGTCGCCACCCGGGCGGGTGCTCAGGCGCTGGTGGACGCGGGCGCGGACGCGGTCAAGGTGGGCGTCGGCCCGGGCTCGATCTGCACCACCCGGATCGTCGCCGGTGTCGGCGTGCCGCAGATCTCCGCGATCTACGAGGCGGACAAGGCGTGCCGCCCCGCCGGGGTACCGGTGATCGGCGACGGCGGCATCCAGTACTCCGGGGACATCGCCAAGGCCATCACCGCCGGCGCGTCCACCGTCATGCTGGGCAGCCTGCTGGCCGGCACCGCCGAGTCGCCGGGCGACCTGATCCTGGTCAACGGCAAGCAGTACAAGACCTACCGCGGCATGGGGTCGCTGGGCGCGATGCAGTCGCGCGACGGGCGCAAGTCGTACTCCAAGGACCGCTACTCGCAGGACGATGTGCTCAGCGAGGACAAGCTGGTGCCGGAGGGCATCGAGGGCCGCATCGGCTTCCGCGGGCCGCTGGCCAGCGTCGTGCACCAGCTCGTCGGCGGGCTGCGCTCGGGGATGGGGTACGCGGGCGCGGAGACGATCGAGCAGCTGCAGCGGGCGCAGCTGGTGCGGATCACCGCCGCGGGCCTGAAGGAGAGCCACCCGCACGACGTCACCATGACCGTCGAGGCGCCCAACTACACCTCGCGCTGA
- a CDS encoding DUF5319 domain-containing protein — translation MPHEVLPPDPFADDPDDPARELAGFGDDELAEPMDEQARAELLADLSDLAVYQALLEPRGVRGIVVDCGECDQPHYHDWHLLRASLEQLLADGRMRPHEPAFDPDPADYVSWDYCRGFADGITTTESAY, via the coding sequence GTGCCGCACGAAGTGTTGCCCCCCGACCCGTTCGCCGACGACCCGGACGATCCCGCACGTGAGCTCGCCGGCTTCGGGGACGACGAGCTGGCCGAACCGATGGATGAGCAGGCGCGCGCGGAGCTCCTCGCGGACCTGTCCGACCTGGCCGTCTACCAGGCACTGCTGGAGCCGCGCGGGGTGCGCGGCATCGTGGTCGACTGCGGCGAGTGCGACCAGCCGCACTACCACGACTGGCACCTGTTGCGCGCGAGCCTCGAGCAACTGCTCGCCGACGGTCGGATGCGTCCGCACGAGCCGGCCTTCGACCCCGACCCGGCCGACTACGTCAGCTGGGACTACTGCCGCGGTTTCGCCGACGGCATCACGACCACCGAAAGCGCCTACTGA
- a CDS encoding anti-sigma-D factor RsdA, with protein MTDREDGRRELDELEFDSTMLSSSQAEFEADLTAIRADDALLDALGGSDPGIADDLGDQELNALLLSWRRDIDSEPLAELIDTDTAVTTIRTAALARRHGQQARRRRLLVPVAAAAAVLAIGFTGTSVAARDAQPGDTLWGLTKVLYADHARSVEAASAARIELQQASIALSQGRIAEAQQALAQAAAKLSQVTEEENLSQLMAEHQQLASMLPSSTTTTPGSSVSLPTSAALPPPSSTKPAASSTTTTPLPTTTTTPSESSTPPPSTTSPSSTTPPATDGTSGGVRYDPPDTTNGTGQKSSGVGTGTGSSTSSN; from the coding sequence GTGACCGATCGCGAAGACGGTAGACGTGAGCTCGACGAGCTCGAGTTCGACTCGACCATGCTGAGTTCGTCACAGGCGGAGTTCGAGGCGGACCTCACGGCGATCCGGGCGGACGACGCTCTGCTCGACGCGCTGGGCGGGTCCGACCCCGGCATCGCCGACGACCTGGGCGACCAGGAACTCAACGCGCTGCTGCTGTCCTGGCGGCGGGACATCGACAGCGAACCGCTCGCCGAGCTCATCGACACCGACACCGCGGTCACCACGATCAGGACGGCCGCGCTGGCTCGCCGCCACGGGCAGCAGGCGCGCCGTCGCCGCCTGCTCGTGCCGGTCGCCGCGGCCGCCGCGGTCCTCGCCATCGGCTTCACCGGCACCAGCGTCGCCGCGCGCGACGCGCAGCCCGGTGACACGCTCTGGGGCCTCACCAAGGTCCTCTACGCCGACCACGCGCGGTCGGTCGAGGCCGCCTCCGCGGCCCGGATCGAGCTGCAGCAGGCCAGCATCGCCTTGTCGCAGGGCCGCATCGCCGAGGCGCAGCAGGCGCTTGCCCAGGCCGCCGCGAAGCTGAGCCAGGTCACCGAGGAGGAGAACCTCAGCCAGCTGATGGCCGAGCACCAGCAGCTCGCCTCGATGCTGCCGAGCTCCACCACGACCACGCCGGGCTCGTCGGTGTCGTTGCCCACGTCGGCCGCGCTGCCGCCGCCGAGCTCGACCAAGCCGGCGGCCTCGTCCACCACGACCACGCCGCTGCCCACCACGACGACGACCCCGTCGGAGAGCAGCACGCCTCCGCCGAGCACCACGTCACCGAGCAGCACAACTCCGCCGGCGACTGACGGCACCTCCGGCGGCGTGCGGTACGACCCGCCCGACACCACGAACGGCACCGGTCAGAAGTCCTCCGGGGTGGGCACCGGCACCGGCTCGAGCACCAGCTCGAACTGA
- a CDS encoding sigma-70 family RNA polymerase sigma factor, whose product MANVGDGLDEPVAAAVEGDPQAVERLLAAIRPLVVRYCRARVGRQERSFASADDVAQEVCLAVLTALPSYRDQGRPFLAFVYGIAQHKVADAHRAAARNRAEPVAELPDEIEGDIGPEQRALQGELNERMAQLLRVLPDKQREIVVLRVVVGLSAEETADAVGSTPGAVRVAQHRALARLRKALASEEVA is encoded by the coding sequence ATGGCCAATGTGGGGGACGGGCTGGACGAGCCAGTCGCCGCCGCTGTCGAGGGGGATCCCCAGGCGGTCGAGCGGCTGCTGGCCGCTATCCGTCCCCTGGTGGTGCGGTATTGCCGCGCCCGGGTCGGACGACAGGAGCGGTCGTTCGCCTCGGCAGACGATGTGGCCCAGGAGGTGTGTTTAGCGGTGCTCACGGCGTTGCCTTCGTACCGTGACCAAGGGCGCCCGTTCCTGGCCTTCGTGTACGGCATCGCCCAGCACAAGGTGGCCGACGCGCATCGGGCCGCCGCGCGCAACCGAGCCGAGCCCGTCGCCGAGCTCCCCGACGAGATCGAGGGCGACATCGGGCCGGAACAGCGTGCTCTGCAGGGGGAGTTGAACGAGCGCATGGCACAACTGCTGCGGGTCCTGCCCGACAAGCAGCGCGAGATCGTGGTGCTGCGCGTGGTGGTCGGCCTGTCGGCCGAGGAGACCGCGGACGCGGTCGGCTCGACGCCGGGTGCCGTCCGCGTCGCCCAGCACCGTGCGCTGGCCCGGCTCCGCAAGGCGCTGGCGTCCGAGGAGGTGGCCTGA
- a CDS encoding response regulator transcription factor produces the protein MTTVLICDDRRSVREGLTRVMSAVPGVSRIDCVAHGDELLARYSRQPVDVVLVGTQRAMPAGVEATRRLVSANPQANVIVFGAPDDAGSIAAAIAGGARGYLRWDASRPELVAALAHTLASTSVPAPRQPADPGVQLTERELQVLRGMSQGKSNGQIGRELYLSEDTVKTHARRLFRKLGVRDRAQAVAHGFRRGLVS, from the coding sequence GTGACGACGGTCTTGATCTGCGACGACCGACGCAGTGTCCGCGAAGGGCTCACCCGCGTGATGTCTGCTGTCCCCGGTGTCAGTCGCATCGACTGTGTAGCGCACGGTGACGAGTTGCTGGCCCGGTACTCGCGGCAGCCGGTCGACGTCGTGCTCGTCGGCACCCAGCGCGCGATGCCGGCCGGGGTGGAGGCGACTCGGCGGCTGGTGTCCGCCAACCCTCAGGCCAACGTGATCGTCTTCGGCGCGCCGGACGACGCCGGCAGCATCGCCGCCGCCATCGCCGGCGGCGCTCGCGGCTACCTGCGCTGGGACGCGTCCCGCCCGGAACTGGTCGCCGCCCTCGCGCACACCCTCGCCAGCACCTCCGTGCCCGCGCCGCGCCAGCCGGCCGACCCGGGCGTCCAGCTCACCGAGCGCGAGCTGCAGGTGCTGCGCGGCATGAGCCAGGGCAAGAGCAACGGTCAGATCGGCCGTGAGCTCTACCTGTCCGAGGACACCGTCAAGACCCACGCCCGCCGGCTGTTCCGCAAGCTGGGTGTGCGTGACCGTGCGCAGGCCGTCGCCCACGGCTTCCGTCGCGGCCTGGTCTCCTGA
- a CDS encoding MerR family transcriptional regulator, with the protein MAAVARRLGVAPSTLRTWDRRYGLGPSRHTGGKHRRYCAADIGRLELMQRALLRGASTAEAARYALQQMPKSYSAVPQTPAQPLPPPAEHTAAARNGAAARRLRAAAVALDGRAVQQTLGDAIGAAGVLEAWEGVIAPVLDACGNGWPGTPAGVEVQALLTECVLAAVVRATPVLGHPRNQRPVLLVRVPDEPDPLPLHVLGAGLAGRRIGTQLFGLPLPAPALAAAVRRSSPAAVVLWASRPAEADAGLFPEVSRGGLRSRLFAAGPGWADVQLPDRVELLPGLRTAADRIEYVLVGK; encoded by the coding sequence GTGGCCGCCGTCGCCCGGCGGCTCGGGGTCGCGCCTTCGACGCTGCGCACCTGGGACCGCCGCTACGGGCTCGGCCCGAGCCGGCACACCGGCGGCAAGCACCGCCGCTACTGCGCGGCCGACATCGGCCGCCTCGAACTGATGCAACGCGCGCTGCTGCGCGGGGCGTCGACGGCGGAAGCCGCCCGCTACGCGCTCCAGCAGATGCCGAAGTCGTACTCCGCGGTTCCGCAGACCCCGGCGCAGCCGCTGCCGCCGCCCGCCGAGCACACGGCGGCCGCGCGGAACGGCGCCGCGGCGCGGCGGCTCCGGGCGGCGGCGGTCGCGCTCGACGGGCGGGCCGTGCAGCAGACGCTCGGGGACGCGATCGGCGCCGCGGGGGTGCTCGAGGCCTGGGAGGGCGTGATCGCCCCGGTCCTCGACGCGTGCGGCAACGGCTGGCCCGGCACTCCGGCCGGGGTCGAGGTGCAGGCGCTGCTGACGGAGTGCGTGCTCGCCGCCGTCGTGCGGGCCACCCCGGTCCTCGGCCATCCGCGCAACCAGCGCCCGGTCCTGCTCGTCCGGGTGCCGGACGAGCCGGACCCGCTCCCGCTGCACGTGCTCGGTGCCGGCCTGGCCGGCCGCCGCATCGGCACGCAGCTGTTCGGCCTGCCGCTGCCCGCGCCCGCGCTGGCCGCGGCCGTGCGGCGCAGCTCGCCCGCGGCGGTCGTGCTCTGGGCGAGCCGTCCCGCCGAGGCCGACGCCGGGCTGTTCCCCGAGGTGTCCCGCGGCGGGCTGCGCAGCCGCCTGTTCGCGGCCGGGCCGGGCTGGGCGGACGTGCAACTGCCGGACCGGGTCGAACTGCTGCCCGGCCTGCGCACCGCCGCGGACCGCATCGAGTACGTTCTGGTGGGGAAGTGA
- a CDS encoding WhiB family transcriptional regulator — protein sequence MADTRRLPGPNADIWDWQLRGSCRGMDSGAFFHPDGERGPARARREARAKAICQSCPVLRLCREHALAVHEPYGIWGGLSEAERETIIRTGKPQLTLSGH from the coding sequence ATGGCAGACACGCGCAGGCTCCCGGGCCCGAACGCCGATATCTGGGATTGGCAGCTACGGGGGTCGTGCAGGGGGATGGACAGCGGCGCGTTTTTCCACCCGGATGGGGAGCGGGGGCCGGCGAGAGCACGGCGGGAGGCCCGTGCGAAGGCGATCTGCCAATCCTGTCCGGTGCTGCGGCTGTGCCGGGAGCACGCGCTCGCGGTGCACGAACCGTACGGGATCTGGGGTGGGCTCTCGGAGGCCGAGCGGGAAACCATCATCCGCACCGGAAAACCACAGTTGACCCTTTCCGGGCACTAG
- a CDS encoding TetR/AcrR family transcriptional regulator, which produces MYVFWERGYEGTSLSDLTAAMGIGSPSLYAAFRGKEPLFREAVERYRERFAHHLPEGTAVREALETWLRDSAREFVASDHPRGCMVVLAAVNCTEQNRPVQDFLAEKRRGNLAELEERLRHAVAEGDLPGDADIAGIVRFYGTILHGMSIQARDGAELADLEAVIDTAMSLWPRFAGKKTAPG; this is translated from the coding sequence ATGTACGTCTTCTGGGAGCGCGGTTACGAGGGCACCTCGCTGTCCGATCTGACCGCCGCGATGGGTATCGGGTCGCCGAGCCTGTACGCGGCATTCCGCGGGAAGGAGCCCCTGTTCCGGGAGGCGGTCGAGCGGTACCGCGAGCGGTTCGCCCACCACCTGCCGGAGGGAACGGCGGTGCGCGAGGCGCTGGAGACGTGGCTGCGGGACAGTGCGCGGGAGTTCGTGGCGAGTGACCATCCACGCGGATGCATGGTCGTGCTCGCCGCGGTCAACTGCACCGAGCAGAACCGGCCGGTGCAGGATTTCCTCGCGGAGAAGCGCCGGGGCAATCTGGCTGAGCTGGAGGAGCGGCTGCGCCATGCGGTCGCCGAGGGTGATCTGCCCGGGGATGCCGACATCGCGGGGATCGTCCGGTTCTACGGAACGATTTTGCACGGAATGTCGATTCAGGCCCGCGATGGCGCGGAACTCGCGGACCTCGAGGCGGTCATCGACACCGCGATGTCGCTGTGGCCGCGATTCGCCGGAAAAAAGACGGCACCCGGCTGA